Proteins encoded in a region of the Antedon mediterranea chromosome 2, ecAntMedi1.1, whole genome shotgun sequence genome:
- the LOC140041159 gene encoding uncharacterized protein gives MAASDDKQTFLEEEDEENTPDYCCMHVSNSKGKLVKLTGKGYAKFKECCSRWKYYSTTADEDEEGPSTSTASLTSRSRKRNKSGGIPGYHTECYSNFCNITKIKRAEARDLKWKAQEVLEPSPNVEEIAGDEHNTAQASKILLRSMMPEDRPRVDRAHVLPPICIICKRVQYATNNISRKRRVEKLVQCETIDGGCLKTAETLKKDQEMLLKIHDKDLVAIEAKYHRSCYLKYTRVCRRYSRTENPEVDLYCQSVIEQIIIKDNQISLFAK, from the exons ATGGCTGCGTCGGATGATAAACAAACGTTTTTAGAGGAAGAAGATGAGGAAAATACTCCAGATTATTGCTGTATGCACGTATCAAATTCCAAAGGAAAACTAGTAAAATTAACTGGGAAAGGTTATGCGAAATTCAAAGAATGCTGCTCACGTTGGAAG tactatAGTACTACCGCCGACGAAGACGAAGAAGGACCGTCTACTAGCACTGCTAGTTTGACGTCTAGGTCAAGAAAAAG gaATAAAAGTGGTGGGATTCCTGGATACCACACTGAGTGTTATTCCAACTTCTGCAATATTACTAAGATTAAACGAGCTGAAGCACGGGACTTAAAGTGGAAAG CACAAGAAGTTTTGGAACCTAGTCCAAATGTTGAGGAAATTGCAGGTGATGAACACAACACAGCACAAGCTTCCAAGATTCTTTTGCGATCTATGATGCCTGAAGACCGTCCACGTGTTGATCGTGCACATGTGTTGCCACcgatatgtattatttgtaagcGTGTACAATATGCAACTAACAACATTTCAAGAAAGCGCAGAGTGGAGAAGTTGGTGCAGTGTGAGACCATTGATGGAGGATGTTTAAAAACAGCAGAAACGCTAAAAAAGGATCAAGAAATGCTGTTAAAAATCCACGATAAAGATTTGGTAGCTATTGAAGCTAAGTATCACCGATCGTGCTACTTAAAATACACAAGAGTATGTAGACGCTACAGTCGAACTGAAAACCCAGAAGTGGATCTGTACTGTCAATCTGTTATTGAGCAGATAATCATTAAAGATAACCAAATTTCATTATTTGCCAAATAG